Proteins encoded within one genomic window of Cucumis sativus cultivar 9930 chromosome 3, Cucumber_9930_V3, whole genome shotgun sequence:
- the LOC101218630 gene encoding scarecrow-like protein 22, which produces MRGISFHFQGKGELEFSAAFSSSSPICSGFAEKWVKKGEEQQEQELDEEQEGFSYFALPNNEPTSVLHMRSPSPPTSASTLSSSFGGGGGGGCVPSLPPETPAVEPVAGAGVGNVIFPGGLERCGVGLEDLESMWSETAGPEPSFLRWFAGDVEDPSLGSKSVLANGNIPFDLDGNAGIGIVDQGSEFDTGSGNVLANINPNLSFPLAACAGFSDVNGNNKSFNRTTCGGVVNYKSSSLGSNNRHGNFNVQNPIFTGSLENLVVPVSGMIYPQQLQPFESPDEKPQNLNTQVLLNQHQQPQNPSFFVPLTFGQQEQQLQPQLKRRNSSGGLDPNPNGQILKVPFMDPGNEIFLRNHQLQVLQQQQQQQLGYPPGLQFLPQQKAMSPKPKVVGLGDEMSYHNPPQQQHQHALLDQLYKAAELVGTGNFSHAQGILARLNHQLSPVGKPLQRAAFYFKEALQLLLLMNNPVNPPPPRCPTPFDVIFKMGAYKVFSEISPLIQFVNFTCNQALLEALDDIDRIHIVDFDIGFGAQWASFMQELSLRNRGAPSLKITAFASPSTHHPIELGLMRENLTQFANDIGISFEFEVVNFDSLNQNSFSLPFPRSSENEAVAVNFPLWCSSNQPAMLPSLLRFIKQLSPKIVVSLDRGCDRSDLPFPQHMLQALQSYINLLESLDAINMNSDAVNKIERFLLQPRIESTVLGRLRAPERMPPWKTLFASAGFTPVTFSNFTETQAECVAKRTSVRGFHVEKRQASLVLCWQRRELISASAWRC; this is translated from the coding sequence ATGAGGGGtatttcctttcattttcaggGGAAGGGGGAGTTGGAATTTTCAGctgctttttcttcttcttctccgaTTTGCTCTGGTTTTGCAGAAAAGTGGGTTAAGAAAGGGGAAGaacaacaagaacaagaacTAGACGAAGAACAAGAAGggttttcttattttgcttTACCCAACAACGAACCCACTTCCGTTCTTCATATGAGAAGCCCCAGTCCTCCCACATCGGCTTCcactctctcttcttcctttggCGGCGGTGGCGGTGGCGGTTGTGTTCCTTCGCTTCCTCCTGAGACTCCTGCTGTTGAACCGGTCGCTGGAGCTGGTGTTGGTAACGTCATTTTTCCAGGTGGATTGGAGCGATGTGGGGTTGGATTAGAAGATTTGGAGAGTATGTGGTCGGAAACAGCCGGCCCAGAACCGTCGTTTCTCCGATGGTTCGCCGGAGATGTTGAAGATCCCAGTTTAGGGAGTAAAAGTGTTTTGGCTAATGGGAATATACCCTTTGATTTGGATGGCAATGCCGGTATCGGAATCGTCGATCAGGGTTCCGAATTTGACACCGGTTCTGGTAATGTTCTTGCCAACATTAATCCTAATTTATCGTTTCCTCTTGCTGCTTGTGCTGGGTTTTCTGATGTTAATGGTAACAATAAGTCTTTTAATAGAACCACTTGTGGAGGGGTTGTTAATTACAAGAGTTCTAGTTTGGGTTCGAACAATCGCCATGGAAATTTCAATGTTCAGAACCCTATCTTTACTGGGTCTCTTGAAAATCTTGTTGTTCCCGTTTCTGGTATGATTTATCCTCAACAACTTCAGCCATTTGAGAGCCCTGATGAGAAACCTCAGAATTTAAATACTCAGGTTTTGTTGAACCAACATCAGCAGCCTCAGAACCCTAGCTTTTTTGTGCCATTGACGTTTGGTCAACAGGAACAGCAGCTCCAGCCTCAACTGAAGAGGCGTAATTCAAGTGGAGGACTTGACCCCAACCCGAATGGGCAGATCCTGAAAGTCCCGTTTATGGATCCAGGGAATGAGATTTTTCTGAGGAATCATCAGTTGCAGGTGTTGcaacagcagcagcagcagcagcttGGTTATCCTCCGGGTTTGCAGTTTCTTCCTCAGCAGAAGGCAATGTCGCCCAAGCCAAAAGTTGTAGGGCTTGGCGACGAAATGTCGTATCACAATCCCCCACAGCAACAGCATCAGCATGCTTTGCTCGACCAGCTCTACAAGGCAGCAGAGCTGGTAGGGACTGGGAATTTCTCACACGCGCAAGGGATATTGGCGCGGCTCAATCACCAGCTCTCACCTGTTGGAAAGCCCCTTCAAAGGGCTGCTTTCTACTTCAAGGAGGCTCTTCAATTGCTCCTCCTTATGAATAACCCAGTTAATCCTCCTCCTCCTCGCTGCCCGACACCGTTTGATGTGATCTTCAAGATGGGTGCTTACAAAGTGTTTTCGGAAATTTCCCCACTCATTCAGTTTGTGAATTTCACCTGCAACCAGGCACTGCTTGAGGCGCTCGATGACATTGATCGAATTCACATTGTAGATTTTGATATTGGTTTTGGAGCTCAGTGGGCTTCTTTTATGCAGGAACTGTCCTTGAGGAACCGAGGTGCACCTTCGCTCAAAATCACTGCTTTTGCCTCTCCCTCAACTCACCATCCAATTGAACTTGGGCTTATGCGCGAAAATCTCACTCAATTTGCTAATGACATTGgaataagttttgagtttgaagTGGTTAACTTTGATTCTTTGAACCAGAACTCGTTTTCTTTGCCATTTCCACGGTCAAGCGAAAATGAGGCCGTTGCAGTAAACTTCCCTCTATGGTGTTCATCGAATCAACCAGCAATGCTTCCGTCTCTCCTCCGCTTCATCAAGCAACTCTCACCGAAAATTGTGGTTTCACTAGACCGAGGGTGTGATCGAAGTGACCTCCCCTTTCCTCAGCATATGCTTCAGGCACTTCAGTCCTACATTAACCTCCTGGAATCTCTGGATGCTATCAATATGAATTCAGATGCTGTGAACAAGATCGAAAGGTTTCTTTTGCAACCCAGAATTGAAAGTACGGTTCTGGGACGACTTCGAGCACCTGAAAGAATGCCCCCTTGGAAGACACTCTTTGCCTCTGCTGGGTTTACGCCTGTAACCTTTAGCAACTTCACCGAAACTCAAGCAGAATGTGTAGCAAAGAGAACTTCTGTGAGGGGATTTCACGTTGAGAAACGCCAAGCTTCCCTAGTTTTATGCTGGCAGCGTCGGGAGCTCATATCTGCTTCAGCATGGAGATGTTGA
- the LOC105434783 gene encoding uncharacterized protein LOC105434783, producing the protein MAMPYFFLILLFFSSTLHACDASRLRFFQSSNFVSRINELHSMSQGIWSINHDQEGSFDKNNNDNILHNKENIIGIEMLKGMKRDGSRLVMEFPMKEKVMNSKENEVGEDMVVMDYAQPHRKPPIHNEKP; encoded by the exons atgGCTATGCcttatttctttctcattctcttaTTCTTCTCATCTACTTTGCATGCATGTGACGCTAGTCGTCTTCGATTCTTCCAGAGTTCGAATTTTGTTTCCAGGATTAATGAACTGCATTCGATGTCTCAAGGGATTTGGAGTATAAATCATGATCAGGAGGGAAGTTTCGACAAAAACAACAATGACAACATTCTTCATAATAAGGAGAATATTATTGGAATTGAAATGTTAAAG GGAATGAAGAGAGATGGAAGCAGATTGGTAATGGAGTTtccaatgaaagaaaaagtgatGAATTCTAAGGAAAATGAAGTTGGAGAAGACATGGTAGTGATGGATTATGCACAACCCCACAGGAAGCCTCCTATTCACAATGAAAAACCCTAG